Genomic segment of Brachyhypopomus gauderio isolate BG-103 unplaced genomic scaffold, BGAUD_0.2 sc45, whole genome shotgun sequence:
AATGGCCGTTTTCTAATCTCCAAATGTACAAATGTAGCAAGGGTGCCCCTTGTGGCGCAAAAGAGAATTAAAATGTTGACCAACCGGGTCTCGCTGCAAGTGTACGGGACagaacactctctctcccccccccccctctccccagaACCCCACAGTACCCTGCTGagagcccctctctctctctccagaaccGCACAGTACCCTGCTGAGAGCCCCTCTCTCTCCAGAACCGCACAGTACCCCGCAAagagcccctctctctctccagaaccACACAGTACCCCGCAAagagcccctctctctctccagaaccACACAGTACCCCGCTGAGAGCCCCTCTCTCTCCAGAACCACACAGTACCCCGCAGAGAGCCCCTCTCTCTCCAGAACCACACAGTACCCCACCGagagctcctctctctctctccccctctctctctttctccctctctctctctctctctttctccctctctctctctctctccctctctctccctctctccctctctctctctctctctgctgatcTGTCTCATCCTGACAGTCTCATACAGCTAAAACGGACGCGCGTGCCCGCTACGGTTAGTTTCCTACGTGACTAAGTTTGGTCTACTGATTAAAGGAGATACCGGGTCTCCTCACCCCGGTGCTGACGGCCCGGCGCCTCCAGTCCGGTGATGAATCACTAACGGATCCGCGCTGCACGCGCCTCACCGCCGGCGACGCCATCTTGATCTACTGTTTGGGTCCGCTGGCCAAGCGGGTCCTTCTCGGGAGGAAGGTGTCTAAAGATTATGCCTGTTACAGAAACCTCGTAACATGTTTGTGTTTGACGAACAAATAAACATAAATCATATAACAAAATGTTTGTAatagtaataaatattcatcgAATCGATGTCAATATGTGGCatgttctatatatatataaacaaaaagaAATAAGCTTTTTCAGGCAATATTGAATATGCATTTTTTTCAACCCGTTGGAGGTCCTTCTGAATGAACACGGAAGCGTTTGGCTAGAACAAGGTAAACAGATGCGTCTCTACACAACACTAAACACTAAAATACAACATTAACACTCTACAAtacaacactaacacactaaaaCACAACATTAACACTCTAAAATACAACACTAAAACACAACACCGACACTACCACAACACCTCCCGCGACATGGTCGTGCTGCACCGGGGTGTTttatttgaatgtgtgtgttttatgttgtgtgtgatgtgtgttggacCAGTGCGTGTTTGTTCAGAATAGTCAAATTAAGGGTCACAAACAGATCAGGAATTCACTTACACCGTGTCGATACATTAAACATGGGCTAAGATGGCATTGCTGTTTGTGAGTATTAATATGAAGCTATAGAACAGGCGATGATGGTGACTGATCCGTGATCTTGGGTCTTGCAGATGACGGTGCATAATCTGTACATATTTGACCGCAACGGCACCTGCCTGCACTACAGTGAGTGGAACAGGAAGAAGCAAGCGGGGATTTCTAAAGAGGAGGTGAAGTCAAAGACCACCAAGCACACACGATTCTCCCTTCGCAGTAGCTGTgagactcgtgtgtgtgtgtgtgtgtgtgtgtgtgtgtgtgtgtgagcgagctcGTTTGTGTATGAGATTcagctgtttgtgttttgtgtgtatgagtctTAGCTTTTGTGTTATGTTTAGGAGTTCAAGCTCATGTATGGAATGCTGTTTTCCATTCGGTCCTTTGTCAGCAAGATGTCTCCCCTCGATATGTATCCTTTAACTGGACATGAAATGGGACTTTGGGGACATTATTGCTGCAGGAGAGCCCAGGCTTTGGGACATTATAGCTGTAGTGTTTGTCTCCACAGCAGAtccgtggtgtgtgtttaggttgtgtgtgtgtggcttgtgtGAAACGTGTTTGTGTTCTGCAGTTGTGTCTGTTGCTTCCTTGAGCATTCCACGCCAGGAAAGAAGGATTTATGTCCTTCCAGACGAGTCGTTATAAACTCCACTACTATGAGACTCCAACAGGCATCCGGCTGGTGATGAACACAGACCTGGGTGTCCCCAACTGCAGAGACATCCTGCATCAGATATACAGCacggtgggtgtgtgcatgcgcatacATTCAATTAATATACAGTACAGAGAGAATGTGTCTGTCGCAGAACGAGTCGGGCGTACAGATGAAAACGCCCTCTGCCTCCTTCTGTAGGTTTATGTGGATTGTGTAGTGAGGAATCctctgtgtgtgctgggggagACGCTGCAGAGTGAACTCTTCACCAACCGCCTGGACACCTTCATTAGAGCTCTGCCTTTCTTTGGTGTCCGCGCTGCCTAGGATGAACcacacatgggtgtgtgtgtgtgtgtgtgtgtgtgtgtgtgtgtccggatactgtttaaaatattttttgtatgaattgttctctgcagcctctggctGATCAGTGCATTAGCTACTGTTCAATGTGAATCTAAATATTAATAAATGATTCCAAATTCACATGaagctgggtttttttttttttttgtctggttTATGGGTACAGTCTGTAATGTGTTTAATAAATAATGTGTCTATTATAGGGACAGGACTAGGGTTAAGAGTTGGGTTTGGAGTTAAGTTTGCTGGGAAGCTGTTGGGAAGCTTCACTAGTTACTGTTAATTACTTGTATATGTATGATGTATCTTGCAaattaggggcagtcatggtcctgtggtagggaactggtcttgttcttggagggtcgtgggttcgatttccagacctgaggccatgactgaggtgcccttgagcaaggcacctaaccccaactgctccccgggcgctgggctagggctgtccaccgctctgggcacgtgtgcaccacagccccctagtaatcactagtgtgtgtgtttgtgttctgactgcacagatgggtaaaaagcagaggacaaattttgtttgccatgaaaaaaatcacaattgacaaacatGGCACATATGGTATGTGTAATGTATTAGACCATCTAGACTGGGATTAGCAGGCTTCATACGCCTGTCTCTCCATACGCCTGTCTCTCCATACGCCTGTCTCTCCATACGCCTGTCTCTCCATACGCCTGTCTCTTCTGTAGCCAAAACGTGGTTGGGTCTGTTACTCAAAAAAAACGAACTTCATAAACTCAGTAACGACCTCTTTATTTCACTCTTTTCTCCTCAACAACATCCTTCCTCCTTTCCCGCCCACCAAACTCTCCTCCCCCTTCTCCCTTCATATTAAAAGTCTTCCTTCTAAATAATGGCCCTAACCTTTAAGACTGAACATGTTACAAACAATGTTAGGTTATATGAATAAACAAATATTGCCTGTCTATTTACTAGGAGTTTAAACTccttcacttaaaaaaaaaaaataggtgTATCCAGATAGAACAGACTCCTTTTACCCATTTAAACAACGGAATAAACTGAAACAATAAATATAACTTTGCATAACGGTATAACGTCTTttcaaaaattatatatattttaagtttCCATTGTCTGACACTCAGGGCTTGAAGCAACTTGTAAGGTGATGCCCCCTTTTTGGTAAGACAGTCTGCAAGCTGTTCCTTTGTACTGTGCCACAGCACACGTTCAACCTTCTGTGTTTGTACGAGTTCTTTGATGCTGCTTATCTCCAGACGAAGCCGTTTCTCAGTGACTGACTTTGTGGACTTCAGCGCATCGGAAAGTGAATGATTATCTGTGACACACATAATGGGTGGAGCATGTTCAGTGTCCCCAGTAGTTAGTTCAGAGAACAGAGTGGCCAAGAAAATGGCATTATCAATTCCATCAGAGAGTGCTAGTGTTTCACCAGCAAGTGTGCTCCACACAATCCTCTTGACTGCCAAGAAAGGGGTGAAAAGTTTCCATCTTCTCCCATTAGAACAATCATATGTCCTCCTTGAGTGCCACCATCTGAAACGAGGCATCACTGAACACTCAATTTGAGTGCATTGTCTGCCTAAGTGTTGGAAATTTAGAACTACTTTCTTGGACTTAAGCTTACATATTGTTCTGTTTGCTTCATGGATTGTCTGCACAGTTGCATTTTTGAAGCTTGATGCCAAATGACTAGCATCAAACATGGCATCTGGCCTACTTTGTCTTGCTACCCAAAGAATTTGGCCAATTTTTGATCGGAGTTCTCCCCGTGGTTCTTCCTCATACCCAAGAGATCTTTGCCTCGCTCATTAGGGCCCTAGAGCTGAGGCTGAGGTTAAAATTAGAGCTAGGGTTAGGGATAAAATTAGGGTTAGGCTTCCTGCTAAAATGCTTTGAGaccatgtttatttttaaaactgAAATCTACATACATTTTAAATTCATTAACTGAACTGATTAGATAGAACAAACAAACTCTTGAAAGGCTTTTAATAAAccaaaataattttaataagaTAATAATTAAACAATTGCTTTATTTATTGCTTTAATATTAATGAAGTTTATGCAATACGGTTGACTCCAGTTGACCCTAACCCAGTTACAATGGAATTTGCTGCGGACCAATGAAAACTGGAATTCGGGCCGCAGTTAGACACCCCTGAACTCCTAAACCCTAACTTACTAACTCCCTAAACCCCTAGCTCACTAACTCACTAAAACCCTAACTTACTTACTCCCTACATTCCTAACTTACTAACTCCATAAATACTAACTCAGTAACCCATAACCCCCTCTTAGTAACTCTTACCCCCTACCTAAAAATCTCTTAACCATAAACCCCCAAACACTAGTTCTTACCCCTAAAATGATTCAGCCTCCTGTTAGTGAAGAAACATCACAGTGAGTAGCCCTGAGGGAAGAAACAGAAGTGAATATCAGAATCATGAGTGACTGTCATGGTGGAGTGTTTCATGCAGCAGCCCCGTGATCTGTAGGTGTTGCACTGGATGGAACATCTCACCTAGCACATAAGAACACACCAGCTTCTGCATCACCGTGACATGGGCATGAGATGGAACCATGGCACTGGGCTCACTGTGGAGGGGGAGCATTAAGACTGTGACACACACCAGACCCATCACAACATACATGAGGAACTGGATGGTACTCTCCGCTGAATAAAGACAAAACAGAAATAACCAATGTGATCCCTCATCAATGTGATCAatgtctccctctcaccctctctcacctcttGGGTGGTTGTAGAATGTTGGAGATGTACTGCTGGGTAACGCAAGGGCCGTTCTTGCTCTGAGCTGTGGATTCTCctgccctctttctctctcactcccctctctgaGTTCTGTCAGTACCTCCCTGCTACCCTGTTGCCCTTCAGCCCCCCACACATCCACTCTGAAGCAATTCCTCCTGCCCCAGTGCCGCTGGCTCACATCCATCTGTCTTATCACgctacacacaaacagaggaATGCTGGGATATATAGTTCCACAAAGTTATAATGTGCTTCGAGAGGCAGTTTGGACTCACATATCTACACAAGAGCGAGCTCTTACACTtcccacagcctccaccacGGAGTACAGGGAGGGAGCAGTACCCagaactgacagagagagagaaacactatATTAGAGATTAATGTTCATTTGTATATTACTTCTGTTTTGCAGCAATAAAAGGAGGTTAATCTGGATTTCCTCTTATAATTTCAAAATAACCATTCCCTCATAATCTCATAATTACCTTTAGAATTACATCACTTTTATTCAGTTCTGCTCTCTCAAAACActggccccacacacacacacacacacacacacacacacacacacacacacacacacacacacacacacacacacacacacacgcgcacacacacacatattcacatacatacatacaaatacacaaacacacacacacacacacacactcactcattcacgtatgcacacacatacacacatactcacgtattcacatacatacatacatacatacaaatacacacacacacacacacacacacacacttcctcactCTTAAAGTGCAGGGGAAAGttgcaggggttgtagagggtgagAACTCTAcgttgtgtgctgtgctgattgGAGTAAAACACCAGCTCTGTAGGAAAAACAAGCACAGGAACACCGTGGATTCCGGTgccccttctgccccatctgcacccttctcctgtcctctcctcatctctcgcGCACACACGGTTCCCGTCGTCGTGGTTCTCCATGGCCAGCTGAAGTGGAGCTCATGGCTGCTAGCTACCCAACACTGGCAGATACAAGCGGCTGGGTGTTAGACGACGCCATCTGGTGGTAACACATAGAAGTGAAAGTGAAACTATTGAAATCGATTAATATAAAAGGCAACAAGACCACCTATGCTGCACAGACCGTTGTGTTGTCGTATATATCGTATATAACAGGTTTTATTTTTCGAAAATACTTTCCGCAGTAGGAATCACGGGGAAGGGCGGGTTGAACTGGCCTTCATACGGTTACACACCAGTAGTTTGACAGGTTTTAACCAACGTCGTTTGGGACGTTTTCTCAAAATGAAACTTAAAGCACAGCAATAGTCTATCAGAGGTGTTTAAATGTGCACTTTATACATATTATAAGGACAAACTGCAAAACTCGACGTGTTTATGGCTCACCCTGTGTCCTGCAGACCTGTCGCTCCGTCCTCCTACACCAGAAAACCCAAACCCGACTCCGTCCGGCTGCCCGTTTCCGTGTTGTGTTCTTTGGAGGTGTATAGGTCACGACAGGTCTGTCCTTCACGGTGAGGGTACGCGGTTAGAAAACGAGGGTGTAACGGACCTGCGAAATATTCACACGACAAACTACCAGAGCGAGAAGAGAATTATTATCTTTTAATACCAGAACTGCACTAAGCACCAGTGAGATGAGTGTAAAAGAGATTAATTCTGACTGATCTTCACATGTATGAAGAAGCATATATGAAGTAAATATGAAGAAATAGGATATTTTAAATATCTCAAAAGTATTAAGAAAAATACTGATCTTTCGTATCGGTGTCTGACCACTAAACACAATACAACCCTAATCTGTATCACAACCCTCATCTGTTTGTGGAATTCAGttttaaaactgaaaaataGAAGTAGAAAAAAGTagaaatacacagacacagaaaacacatatacaaatacacaaatacctgatacacatatacaaatacacaaacaaaaatacatgaaTAAACATAAAAGTACAAACAGGAAAGAACGTTTTTTACTCTAAATCAGTTTTACCAACAAATGTTTATGTGCTTGTACATGCACAAGATTGTGCTTGTGGGTTTATTGTTGTCTTGTTTATGTTCTGACAGTTTTTGTGTTTATCTCTGAAAAAAACACAGAGCACAGTGTAATGCTTCAGCCATCCAGCAGAGGGAGCGTTTCTGTACTACAGACCTCCCACACTTTCTTATACTCAAGAATTTCCCCTGCAAGTCTTGCAGGAAGCTGCTTGTGCTACACTGACTATATTGAAGTATCTTGCAGTGTCTTCACGACTTCActacacagacacccacacaagttcggcatctctctctcactctgtgtatctctgagtctctctcactctgtgtatctctgagtctctctcactctctctcactctgtgtatctctgagtctctctcactctgtgtatctctctctctcactctgtgtatctctctctctctctctctctctctcgtttgccTAATATGGAAATATCTGAGTGATTTGTAAATTAAACAGTATTAAATGTGTTAACTGTATTGCCAGAGGAAATCTTGTGTATGCATGCAGCAGAGTGAAGATGTAGAGGCAGATAGCAGATGGAGAAAATGGTGGAGCAGATGGAGAAAATGGTGGGGCTGATGGAGAAAATggtggggcagatggagggagATGAGCAGTTTTAAGATGGTGCCTCAAAGACTGTTGCACCACTTCCTGTTTGACTCAGGAAGTCAAAACTTCACTACGGAACAACGCACAGAGGTTGTGTGTAGTGGAATATGAGTTCAGACAGAGAACCTGAAAATATCAGGACAGCTCTcacatggttgtgtgtgtgtgtgtgtgtgtgagagagagagagagagagagagagagagagagagagagagagagagagagagagagagagagagaaagtgagagagaggagagagtgtgtgttgccTCAACAACTAGAGTTCTACTATACTTTAGCTATAATATACTATGGCTAACGCTGACCCCTACCCCTGACCCCTACCCCTgacccctaaccctgaccctacaATATAATATGATAAAAGCAAACTGAGTGAGTGGACACATTTACTTGGAAACACACGTCTTGGTGTTTGGTGTACAACACCAATGTGAGGTATTATTTTAGTGATGTAATCCTGTATCCATTTGAGCCCTTAATAAAATACACTTAGGGGAATGAGTGTTTTAATCTTTGTTCTAATGATATTCCTTTACTATATATCTTACACACACTCTATATACTTCATATATCTTATACACACAGTAACGCAGGCATTTAAATGACCCTGaaggctgtgtgtctgtgtcttctgtgtttATACCCTAAAGGCGTGAATTCTCTTCATTAGTCAGCAAGTGATCACATGTAAGTCTGGAATGTCACCCtgcacacaggca
This window contains:
- the LOC143486819 gene encoding trafficking protein particle complex subunit 1-like; this translates as MTVHNLYIFDRNGTCLHYSEWNRKKQAGISKEEEFKLMYGMLFSIRSFVSKMSPLDMKEGFMSFQTSRYKLHYYETPTGIRLVMNTDLGVPNCRDILHQIYSTVYVDCVVRNPLCVLGETLQSELFTNRLDTFIRALPFFGVRAA
- the LOC143486782 gene encoding motile sperm domain-containing protein 3-like isoform X2; the encoded protein is MENHDDGNRVCARDEERTGEGCRWGRRGTGIHGVPVLVFPTELVFYSNQHSTQRRVLTLYNPCNFPLHFKILGTAPSLYSVVEAVGSVRARSCVDIVIRQMDVSQRHWGRRNCFRVDVWGAEGQQGSREVLTELREGSERERGQENPQLRARTALALPSSTSPTFYNHPRVSPVPWFHLMPMSR
- the LOC143486782 gene encoding motile sperm domain-containing protein 1-like isoform X1, giving the protein MENHDDGNRVCARDEERTGEGCRWGRRGTGIHGVPVLVFPTELVFYSNQHSTQRRVLTLYNPCNFPLHFKILGTAPSLYSVVEAVGSVRARSCVDIVIRQMDVSQRHWGRRNCFRVDVWGAEGQQGSREVLTELREGSERERGQENPQLRARTALALPSSTSPTFYNHPRAESTIQFLMYVVMGLVCVTVLMLPLHSEPSAMVPSHAHVTVMQKLVCSYVLGLLTVMFLH
- the LOC143486782 gene encoding motile sperm domain-containing protein 3-like isoform X3; this translates as MENHDDGNRVCARDEERTGEGCRWGRRGTGIHGVPVLVFPTELVFYSNQHSTQRRVLTLYNPCNFPLHFKILGTAPSLYSVVEAVGSVRARSCVDIEPSAMVPSHAHVTVMQKLVCSYVLGLLTVMFLH